The Coffea arabica cultivar ET-39 chromosome 1e, Coffea Arabica ET-39 HiFi, whole genome shotgun sequence genome has a window encoding:
- the LOC113700760 gene encoding G-type lectin S-receptor-like serine/threonine-protein kinase RLK1: protein MAYLCIQLIFFFFLFLFPISALSQKNGIVPEGSTLTAGEKSASPWLSPSGDFAFGFQQVQDKDLFLFSIWYHKIPDKTVVWFVNSTNPVLRGSTVKLDAQTGLVLRDPRGIQLWSANVGSNQLVHGFMNDTGNFVLQGSDGSPLWESFRHPADTILPYQDLETGDSLRSRQSATNFSPGRFYLRFLDDGNLVLATRSAPTNVDDEAEYYNSSTSDSTDALNSGYQVTFDGRGDMYIRKRNDQRTPLNPVSIPLPPVSENYHRATIDFDGVFAHYYHPRTSTGNPNWTMLWSIPDNICTNIRGEKGSGACGFNSVCHLELRRPVCACPEGYVLLDTNDKYGSCKPNSSLVCDEVEEGSAENLYDFVVASDIDWPLSDFEQINPSNETICGEACLQDCFCAVAIFRDNSCWKKKLPLSNGRVDTSLQSKAFIKYRKRDAPPVLQTFPPVLAGSKPKNRGTVILVGSVLLGSSFLVFVATACLGFYFIYYKKKVITHPNTGALNTNLRYFAYKELAEATNEFNEELGRGSFGTVYKGDLQIRSKNTTVAVKKLYRMDQEADKEFRAEVETIGQTNHKNLVGLLGFCDEGQHRLLVYEYMSHGTLARLLLNNPKTSWSIRTQIAIGIARGLVYLHEECSTQIIHCDIKPQNILLDEYFNARISDFGLAKLLMINQSRSITGNIRGTKGYVAPEWFRSTQVNSKVDVYSFGVLLLEIISCRKCVEDIEIGHAEFFILTDWAWDCFQEGRLDAFVENDLEALNDMMVLERFVMVGIWCIQENSSLRPTMRKVSLMLEGIAEVTVPPCPYPFSTTG, encoded by the coding sequence ATGGCATACCTATGCATACaactcatcttcttcttcttcctattTCTCTTCCCAATTTCTGCTTTGTCTCAGAAAAATGGTATTGTCCCTGAGGGCAGTACTTTGACTGCAGGGGAAAAATCTGCCAGTCCTTGGCTTTCACCTTCTGGAGATTTTGCATTCGGATTCCAGCAAGTTCAGGATAAggatcttttcttgttttccataTGGTATCACAAAATTCCAGACAAAACTGTAGTTTGGTTTGTTAATTCAACAAATCCAGTGCTGCGAGGATCGACTGTAAAGCTTGATGCTCAGACAGGGCTTGTACTCCGTGACCCTCGAGGCATACAACTTTGGAGTGCTAATGTTGGTTCTAATCAACTTGTTCACGGTTTTATGAATGATACAGGCAATTTTGTCCTCCAGGGGAGTGATGGTAGCCCACTCTGGGAAAGCTTTAGACATCCTGCTGATACAATTTTGCCCTATCAAGACTTGGAAACTGGCGATTCTCTCCGTTCTCGGCAGTCAGCAACAAACTTCTCCCCAGGAAGATTTTATCTCCGTTTTCTTGATGACGGGAATCTAGTGCTTGCTACCAGAAGTGCGCCAACAAATGTGGATGATGAGGCTGAGTACTACAATAGTAGTACTTCTGATTCTACAGATGCATTgaattctggttaccaagttaCTTTTGATGGCAGAGGGGACATGTACATAAGGAAAAGGAACGATCAAAGAACACCGCTCAATCCAGTTTCAATACCATTACCACCAGTATCAGAAAACTATCATAGGGCAACAATAGATTTTGATGGGGTCTTTGCACATTATTATCATCCTAGGACTTCTACTGGCAACCCAAACTGGACAATGCTTTGGTCTATACCAGATAATATATGTACCAACATTAGAGGAGAAAAAGGGAGTGGAGCTTGTGGATTTAACAGCGTTTGCCACCTCGAACTTCGAAGACCGGTTTGTGCGTGTCCAGAAGGGTATGTATTGCTTGATACAAATGACAAGTACGGGAGCTGCAAGCCAAACTCTTCTCTTGTCTGCGATGAAGTAGAGGAGGGCTCCGCAGAAAACCTTTATGATTTTGTGGTGGCGAGTGACATAGATTGGCCACTGTCTGACTTCGAGCAAATAAATCCTTCAAATGAAACTATTTGTGGGGAAGCTTGTTTGCAGGACTGTTTCTGTGCTGTGGCCATTTTCAGAGACAACAGTTGCTGGAAGAAGAAGCTGCCACTTTCTAATGGGAGAGTGGACACTAGCCTTCAGTCAAAAGCTTTCATCAAATATCGCAAAAGGGATGCTCCTCCTGTACTTCAAACTTTTCCTCCAGTTCTGGCAGGTTCAAAGCCAAAAAACCGAGGAactgtgatacttgttgggtCTGTGCTTCTCGGAAGCTCTTTTTTGGTGTTCGTTGCCACTGCTTGTTTGGGCTTTTACTTCATATACTACAAAAAGAAGGTAATAACTCATCCAAATACTGGTGCACTGAATACAAATTTGCGTTATTTTGCGTACAAAGAGCTTGCAGAAGCTACAAATGAATTCAATGAAGAGTTGGGCAGGGGATCTTTTGGTACTGTTTATAAAGGTGACTTGCAAATCAGATCCAAAAACACTACTGTTGCGGTGAAAAAGTTATACAGAATGGATCAAGAAGCTGACAAGGAATTTCGTGCTGAAGTGGAAACAATAGGCCAGACTAACCACAAGAATTTGGTCGGCCTGCTTGGATTCTGTGATGAAGGACAACATCGTCTATTGGTGTATGAATATATGAGCCATGGCACTCTCGCAAGATTGCTGTTAAATAATCCCAAAACTAGTTGGAGTATAAGGACTCAGATTGCTATTGGGATTGCAAGGGGGCTGGTATACCTTCATGAAGAATGTAGTACTCAGATTATCCATTGTGACATAAAGCCTCAAAATATACTCCTTGATGAGTACTTCAATGCTCGCATTTCTGACTTTGGATTGGCAAAACTCTTGATGATTAATCAGAGTCGATCTATCACTGGAAATATCCGAGGAACGAAAGGCTACGTAGCTCCTGAATGGTTCAGAAGTACTCAAGTTAATTCTAAGGTTGATGTTTATAGTTTTGGTGTCTTGTTACTAGAGATCATTTCTTGCCGCAAATGTGTGGAGGACATTGAAATTGGTCATgcagaattttttattttgactgaTTGGGCTTGGGACTGCTTCCAAGAAGGAAGGTTGGATGCTTTTGTGGAAAATGATTTAGAAGCTCTAAACGATATGATGGTGCTAGAGAGATTTGTGATGGTTGGTATTTGGTGTATTCAAGAAAACTCATCTCTTAGGCCTACAATGAGGAAGGTGAGCCTGATGCTCGAAGGAATTGCGGAAGTTACGGTGCCCCCATGTCCATATCCTTTTTCCACCACTGGCTGA